The Acetobacter sp. DNA window CGTAGCAGGCATGAAGTGCTTCTTGCGTCCCTTAAGGCGACGTTCAAGTTCCTCACGAGGAACCCTCAGGAAGAGGAATGTGACATCCACTCCCTCCTGCCTCAGAATATCACGATAAAACCCCTTCAGTGCCGAACAGGCCAGAATCCCGCCCTTGCCATCCCGCGCACGTTCCGCAAGCCAGCTCCGGCATTTTTCCAGCCAGGGCAGTCGATCTTCGTCCGTGAGCGGCTCTCCTGACGACATCTTTGCAATATTATGTGGAGGATGAAGCGCGTCACCTTCCTGAAAAGGCCATCCGAGCCGCGCGCAGAGTCCTTCAGCCACGAGTGTCTTGCCACTACCGGAAACACCCATGACAACCACAAGGCGAGGCGCGATACCGTTGGGACATGACTGCGTCATAGCCTGCTCTCTCCAGAATCACAGTTACGGCTCAGCATAATCACAGACAGGGAGCCAAACGCCCCCCGTCCATTGTCACAAAGAGAAAAGCTCACGCGCCAACAGTCAGATGGACAATACCCTCTCCACCAGCGACGATGGCGTCCGTTGCCATTCCGACAAACAGGCCACTCTCCACCACACCGACAATTGAGCGGATATCCTGTTCAAGACGTCCTGCATCGGAAATCACCTCGAAACGACAGTCAAGAATCAGATTGCCTCCATCACTGACAAAAAACGCCCCTTCCCGGTTCCGTCGCGGTGAAGCCTGTCCACCCAACCGCTCAATCTGACGTGCGGTTGATTCCCAGCCAAAAGACGTCACCTCAACAGGCAGAAGTGTTTTCATGCCCAGATGATCAACAAGTTTCGTATCATCCGCCACGATCACCAGACGGTCAGATGAGGCCGCGACAATCTTCTCACGCAGAAGCGCGCCACCAAGACCTTTGATAAGATTGAGCGTACCACGCTGGATTTCATCAGCTCCATCAATGGTCACATTGACCCTTGCATGTTCTCCAAACGTCGTGAGAGGAATGCCCAGTCCCAGCGCCTGCTTTTCAGTTGCCAACGAGGTCGGGATCGCCACGAAACGCAGACCTTCCTTGTGGCGGCGACCCAGTGCCTCCACGACAAAAGCCGCCGTACTGCCCGTGCCAAGACCGACAACCATGCCGTCTTCGACCATCTCGGCCGCAAACTCGGCTGCCTGACGTTTATATTCGCTCGCGCTCATCGTCCCGTTTCCCCTTCGGCCTGCCCCGCAGCGCCTCTGTCGATAATCCACACAATCTCGCCATCCGAGCGGATATGGCTGGCTGGCTCAGCCGGATCACCCGCACGAACCCTGCTCAGAACATCCGCCTTGGACGTCCCGGTCACGAGAAACAGCACATGCCGGCTGGACGCAATAGCCGGGTAGGTCAGCGTCAGTCTTGTGTGAGGCGCATCATCCGGCACACAGGACGCAACCCACCGTGTCTTTTCCTCCAGAACCGGCTGGCGTGGAAAGAGCGAGGCTGTATGACCGTTCTCACCCAGACCGAGAAGCACCACATCAAAGAGCGGTTTTCCGACCACAAGTGTTTTTGCACCATATGTCCGCTGAAGATCGACTTCATAGGCGCAAGCCGCCTCATCCGGGTCGCCATGATCCGGCATTGGATGAATGTTTTTCGACGGAACGGGAACATGCGCGAACAGGATCGACTGCACCATGCCGCGATTACTGTCGGGAGAGTCGGCTGGAACGAAACGGTCGTCCCCATAAAAGAACTCTGTCCGATCCCAGGGAAAGCGTTCCGCATAACCGGCATTCGCCATGAGCGCGTAGAGTTTGCGCGGAGTGGAGCCACCTGACAGCGCGATGCGGAACACTCCCGTTGCTGCACACGCTTTTTCCAGCAGGAAGTCGGCCACATACTGCGCCACGGCATCGGGAGTGTCCAGCACGATTTCCTGCGCCGTCATCACATCCTGTCCACTCATCGGCCCACTCCCAACCAGCACTCACCACAACGTTTTTTCAGGAAACCATCAGCATCTGTCACGCTGTATCACGTCTTATGCGTCTCCGGACCGCTGGCCGATGGCTCCGGTTCCTCCGAAACCGGATACGACACGATGTGCTGCCCTCTTGCTTCTGACACTACTCCTCAGGGTAGCGCGAAGCCTGCTCCCCTCCTGCTTTCAGGCAGCGTTGCCGCCAACCCGGGGAAGTATCCACCGCTCGACAGCCTTCGCCCATCCTTCGTTGTCGTCCGTATCCGTCGTGAAATGTGCGTGCGAAGCGACCTCATCGGTCGCATTGCCCATGGCGATCGACAGACCGGCGACATCGAACATCGG harbors:
- the pgl gene encoding 6-phosphogluconolactonase → MSGQDVMTAQEIVLDTPDAVAQYVADFLLEKACAATGVFRIALSGGSTPRKLYALMANAGYAERFPWDRTEFFYGDDRFVPADSPDSNRGMVQSILFAHVPVPSKNIHPMPDHGDPDEAACAYEVDLQRTYGAKTLVVGKPLFDVVLLGLGENGHTASLFPRQPVLEEKTRWVASCVPDDAPHTRLTLTYPAIASSRHVLFLVTGTSKADVLSRVRAGDPAEPASHIRSDGEIVWIIDRGAAGQAEGETGR
- a CDS encoding gluconokinase translates to MTQSCPNGIAPRLVVVMGVSGSGKTLVAEGLCARLGWPFQEGDALHPPHNIAKMSSGEPLTDEDRLPWLEKCRSWLAERARDGKGGILACSALKGFYRDILRQEGVDVTFLFLRVPREELERRLKGRKKHFMPATLLDSQLGTLEAPSAQEHILVLDAVGRPAEVISKAIDILCEDQEGCL
- the rpiA gene encoding ribose-5-phosphate isomerase RpiA codes for the protein MSASEYKRQAAEFAAEMVEDGMVVGLGTGSTAAFVVEALGRRHKEGLRFVAIPTSLATEKQALGLGIPLTTFGEHARVNVTIDGADEIQRGTLNLIKGLGGALLREKIVAASSDRLVIVADDTKLVDHLGMKTLLPVEVTSFGWESTARQIERLGGQASPRRNREGAFFVSDGGNLILDCRFEVISDAGRLEQDIRSIVGVVESGLFVGMATDAIVAGGEGIVHLTVGA